The Treponema succinifaciens DSM 2489 region ATAGTAAACGTATTCCCCGGAAATGTCAGGAATGTACTGCTTTGTTCCCGGAAGAGAAAATGCAGAGAAAGACGCAATAAAAGTAAATGCCAAAGTCAGAATTGTTTTTTTCAATGTTTTTTCCTTATCTATGTCAGTTTTTATGAGTTCAGCTTGTTGAATTCAGTCTTTACAATTTCGCTGGCTTTTGCGGCGGCGTTTTCAAGCGGAACAAGTTCTGCCTGCTCGCTTGAGCGCATTTTTATTTCTACATTTGGAAGATTTTTGTCTCCAACTGTAATTCTTACCGGGAATCCGATTAAATCCATGTCGTTGAATTTTACGCCAGGACGTTCGTCACGGTCGTCAAGCAAAACTTCGACACTAGCTTTTAAAAGCTCGTCATAAATTTTGTCTGCCGCTTCTTTCATTGCTCCGCTGTATTTTATTGGAACAATAGCAACTTGATAAGGCGCAGTTGACATCGGCCAGATAATTCCGCGGTCGTCATGGAAAGCCTCGATAATTGAAGCAAGAACACGGTCAACTCCAATTCCGTAGCAGCCCATGGTTGGAACAGCGGACTTTCCGTTTTTGTCAAGGTAAGTTACGTTCATCGACTCTGTGTATTTTTTTCCAAGCTTGAAAATGTGTCCAAGCTCATTTCCTTTTGTTGTGTAGAATGGTTTTCCGCAGACAGGGCAGATGTCTCCTGCTTTTGCAGTTCTAAGATCGGCTGTTTTCCATGCAGAAAAATCTCTTCCGTATTCAACGTGAACAAAATGCGTGTCGGCTTTGTTTGCTCCTACAAGGAAGTCGTGCATATCAAGCACGGAATTGTCTGCGATTACAGGCACGTTTGAAAGATTTATTGGTCCTGCGAATCCGACAGGCGCACCTGTGATTTTTGTGTCTTCTTCCGCAGTTGCAAGCTCAACTTCTGACGCTTTTAGGAATCCTGCAAGCTTTGCTTCGTTTATGTCAAGGTCGCCTCTTATGCAGACAGCAACAAAGACTTCTGGATAGAATTTTATGTTTCCTTCTGTAACTGTCTTTAAGTTCTTGCAGCAGTCAACTTCGCTAAGGTCAAGGCATACATTTGTGGCTTTGTAAATCAAAGTCTTTAAAAGCTGATGCTTTGAGCATTTTAAATATTTTTCCAAGTCATCGATTGTTCCAACGTTTGGAGTACTGATTGGCTCATAGCTTTTTTCTGTTGCCTTTACAGGATTTCCGTCTATATCAACTGGAATGTCTTTTGCGCATGAGGCTTTTTCAACATTCGCCGCATATCCGCATTTGCACAAAATAAGCGTGTCGTCTCCGATTTCACTTTCAACCATGAATTCTTCAGAGCCGCTTCCGCCCATTGCGCCGGTGTCAGCTTTTACAGTTATTACATCCAGTCCAAGCCTTTTGAAAATTCTAAGGTATGCTTTTGCGTAAGCCTGATATGACTGGTCAAGGGATTCATCGTCAGCATTGAGAGTATAGCCGTCCATCATATTGAATTCACGGCCGCGCATAACTCCGTATCTAGGACGGATTTCATCTCTGTATTTTGTGTTTATCTGATAGCAGTTGATTGGAAGCTGCTTGTAGCTTGTAAGACCCTGGCGCATAATTGCTGTGTATGCCTCTTCAGCCGTCGGGCTTACAACCATGTCCTGCTGCTGGCGGTTCTGCGCTTTGAGCATTTGTGGTCCCATAGTTTCCCATCTTCCGCTTTCTTTCCAAATGTCTCCGGGAACAATTACAGTCGGCTTAAATTCCATTGCGCCCGAAGCTTCAATTTCTTCCTTGATGATTTTTTCAAGTTTTCTGTATGCTCTTAAACCGAACGGCATATATGTGTAAAGTCCGTTTCCGAGTTTTCTGATTAAGTCGGCGCGCATCATAAGCTGATGGCTAGAAATAATTGCTTCTGACGGAGAATCGCGAAGTGTCCTGAATGGAATTTGTGAAGTTTTCATAATCGGATATTTTAATGAAATTCAAGCCTATGTTCAATATTTTGTCTTCTATAAAATGCGCGCCGTTTTGCTAAAGTCGTTTTCTAAAATTCCGATAATCGAAAGTAGCAGTCTTGTTTTTGCAAAGCAGAAGCAAAGCTGTGGGAGGAAAAAATGGCGTATGGAAGCAATCCTTATGGCGGGTTCAGTGCTTACCGTGAAATCGGAGTAAAAACTGCCAGCCAAGGAAAACTTGTTGTAATGCTTTACGACGGTGCTGTTTCAAATTTGGAAAAAGCGATAGCCCTGATTTCTGAAGACGGAAAAATTGCACCAGGCAGCATTGAAAATTTTGGAAACTATCTGCAAAAAGTTATGGACATAATCACGGAACTTGAAGTGAGCCTTAATATGGAGCAGGGCGGTGAAATTGCAAAAAATCTTATGTCGCTTTACGTTTTTTTTAACAAGCAAATCTTGGATTGCACAATAAGCCATGACAAGAAAAAACTTTCGTTTGTGCGTGATATGCTTTCCCAGCTTCAGGATTCCTGGATTTCGGCTTCAAACAGCACTGCAAATGCCCAGACAAAAATTCCGGGAACTGCGCCATCGCTAAACATAACAGGATAGCTTTAACAGTAAGTTTGCCTTTAATTTGCTGACTTATTTTTTGATGCGGAGAAATTTTATGGAACAAAAAATTAGTAAAGAAGAACTTGACGAGCGTGTTGCGATTCTAAAAAAATTCAGAATGCTTCTTGAGCAGCAGAGGAAAAAGTTTCAGGAATATTTAAAGGTTCTGGAATCTCAGGAAAATAAAATTGCAGAAGAAGATTCGGATTCCTTGATTGCGCACAGTGAGCTTGAGGCGCAGATTGTTCAGGGAATCGGCTCGCTGCAGAAAGTGATTGTTCCGATGCAGGAGCTTTACAATAAGTCTGGAGCGGCTTTTTACAATCCAAAGGAAGCATTGCCGGTTTCTCAGATTCAAGATGATTTGTCTAAGCTTCAAAGCCAGGTTCTTGCTCAGAATGAAAAAAACCGTTCGCTTTTAAAAGTCAGAATGGTTCAGCTCAAAAAGCAAATTTCAGATTTTAGAAATCCGTACCGCTCTTTGAATTCAATCTATGCACAGAAATCTTCCTCGTCTGGAACAAGAATTCAAATTGAAGTTTAATATTTTGAAAAGAGAAAAATTATGTCGGCAACAAAAAAAATTACCAAAGACATGATAGTTGATGCTGCCCTGGAAATTTTTAGGGCAGAAGGATTCGATGCTGTTACATCTCGCCGTGTTGCTTTTAAACTTGGATGTTCAACACAGCCGATTTATTTTGAATACAAGAATATGGACGAGCTTAAAAACGACATTGTAAAAAAAGTTGTCGGTCAGCTTAATGAGATTTTCAGTTCTGTATCTAATGAAGGTAAAGAAGAGCCCGATGAATTTGTTTACCGTTCGTTTGGACTTTCGTTTCTTAAATTTGTTCAGGCAGATCCTTTTGTTTTTAGGCAGATTTATATTGTGGACGGAAAAATCGGAAGGCAAGTTGACAATCTTAGAATGCCTATAATTCTTGACATACTTGAAAATAAATATGGCTATAAAAAAGAAACTGCGCTTGCAATTCACAAAATGGCATCTTGCTCTTTAATGGGCATGGCGGTTTTTGTCAGTTCTGGATATAAAAAAATTAGTGAAGATGAAATGCAGAAAAATCTTGGAATTCTTTTTGCTTCCATTTGTTCTGTTTACGGGCCGCCTCCAAAACTTATGAAAATCGAAAAATTTAGAAATCACTTTGAAAAGCTTATGACAAGCTTAAAAAAATAAAAATCCAACTGAATTTTTTCTTACATTGAAGAATTTTATTTTATACATTAAAATAGAGCGTTATGGGTGGAAAAACTGAAAAAAAAACTTCGGCAGTAAAAAAATCATCTGCAAAAAATTCAAAGGCATCTAAGCCAGAGCCAAAACAAAAAATTTCAAAGACAGCGACAAAGACTGCAAAAAAAACAACAGCAGTAAAAAAATCCGCTGCAAAAGAAAAAGTTCCCGTAAAGAAAATTCCTGCATTAAAAAAATCAGAAATAAAAAAAGAGTCAAATGTTGTTTCAAAAACTCCTGACGTTTCCGTTGTAAAAGCCTCCGCAAAGCCAGTTGCCTTAAAAAGCAAAGACTACGGAGATGATAAGATTATTCACCTTGATGCGCTTGAACATATCCGCTTGCGTTCTGGAATGTACATTGGACGTTTGGGTGATGGTTCAAACCAGAACGATGGAATTTATATTTTGCTGAAGGAAGTTGTTGACAATGCCGTTGATGAATTTATCATGGGCTTTGGCAAAAAAATTGAAATCGAAGTAAAAGACAGCCGTGTAAAAGTCCGCGACTATGGACGTGGAATTCCGCTTGGAAAAGTTGTTGAATGCGTTTCAGAAATCAATACCGGCGCGAAATACAATGACGATGTTTTCCAGTTTTCAGTTGGAATGAACGGAGTCGGAACAAAAGCCGTAAACGCACTTTCTTCTTATTTCCGCGTAGTTTCTGTTCGTGCAGGACAATGCGCAGAAGCTGTTTTTGAGCAGGGAAAACTTGTAAGCCAGCGTTCTGGAAATTTAAAGCAAAAGCAGCCGGACGGAACTTATTTTGAATTTGTTCCCGACGAAGCGATTTTTGGAAAATACAATTTCAACATGGAATTTGTTGAAAAAAGAATTTGGAATTATGCTTATTTAAATGCAGGTCTTACTTTAAAGCTTAACGGCAAGGAATATAAAAGCGACAATGGACTTTTCGATTTGCTTAATAAGGAGATTGAAGGAACTTCGCTTTATGCAATAGGAAGCTATCAGGGCGATCGGTTGAAGTTTGCTTTTACACATACAAATAGCTACGGTGAAAATTATTTTTCATTTGTAAACGGTCAGTACACTGCGGACGGCGGAACTCATCTTGCGGCTTTTAAAGAAGGATTTGTAAAAGGAATAAATGATTTTTACGGAACTTCATATAAAAGCGAAGACATACGCGAAGGAATGGCGGCTGCGGTTCTTGTAAAGGTCAAGGATCCTGTTTTTGAAAGCCAGACAAAGAACAAGCTTGGCAACACAGATATTCGCCAGTGGATTGTTTCAGAGACACAGAGCGGACTTGATGACTGGCTGCACCACAATCCTGAGGCTGCAAAAAAAATTCAGGAAAAAATTCAGGCGAACGAAAAACTCCGTACAGAACTTAGCGCGGTAAAAAAAGAGGCCAAAGAAGCCGCAAGAAAAATCAGTATAAGAATTCCTAAATTGAAAGATTGCCGTTTTCATATTCAGGATGGCGCAAAAGGCGAAAACAGCATGATTTTTATAACCGAGGGAGATTCTGCTTCCGGCACGATGACGCATTCACGCAATGCTGATTATCAGGCGATTTTTAGTTTGCGTGGAAAGCCTGAAAATATGTACGGAAAAAAACAAAGTGAGATTTATAAAAACGACGAGCTTTACCAGCTGATGATGGCGCTTGGAATTGAGCAGGATGTTGAGAATTTAAAATATTCAAAAATCGTAATTGCGACCGATGCCGATAACGATGGATTCCATATTAGAAATCTTGTAATGACATTTTTCCTTGGATATTTTGAGGAGCTTGTAACTTCCGGCAGAATTTTTATTTTGGAAACTCCGCTTTTCCGTGTAAGAAATAAAAAAGAAAATATTTACTGCTACAGCGAGGAGGAGCGCGACAAGGCCCAGAAAAAACTTGGCTCTTCTGCGGAAACAACACGGTTCAAAGGACTTGGAGAAATCAGCCCTTCAGAATTTAAAGACTTTATTTCGCCGGAAACAATTCATCTTACACCTGTTGAAATAAGCCAGCTTAAAATGGTGCCAAAACTTCTTTCATTCTATATGGGAAAAAACACGCCTGAGCGAAGGGCTTTTATTGAAAAACATTTGCTTAGCAATGCTGACATTGATGCATAAGGATTTTTAAATGGCATTTATAAAAAATTTATTTGACAAGAATTTTATAGAATATGCAAGTTACGTTATCCGCGACCGTGCGATTCCAGATTTGGAAGACGGACTGAAACCTGTTCAGCGCAGAATAATGCATACGCTTTTCAATATTGACGACGGAAGAATGCACAAGGTTGCAAGTGTTGTAGGCGACTGCATGAAATTTCATCCGCATGGAGACGCTTCAATTGGAGCCGCGCTAGTTGTTCTTGCAAACAAAGAAATTTTTATTCAGCGCCAGGGAAACTTCGGGAACCTTTACACTGGCGACACAGCTTCCGCCTCCCGTTATATAGAATGCTGCGTTCATCCTCTGGCGAAAAAATTCTTGTACAATCCGAATATTACAGAATATGTTCCAAGCTACGATGGACGAAGCAAAGAGCCTGTTGCTTTTCGTGCGAAAATTCCAGTTGTTCTTCTTGGCGGCGCGGAAGGAATTGCAGTCGGAATGTCCACAAAAATTCTTCCGTACAATATTAAAGAAGTTCTTGATGCCGAAATAAAAGCCTTGCGTGGCGAGCCGTTTGAAATCTATCCTGATTCTCCGACTGGCGGTTTGATGGATGTAAGTAATTACAATGATGGAAACGGAAAAATAATTACACGCGCAAAATTCGATTTGAGCGATGAAAAGAAGATTGTTATAACGGAACTTCCGCTTGAGACAACTTCCAAAGATTTGCTTGATTCAATTGATGCGGCTTATAAAGCTGGAAAAATAAAAATAAGTTCGGTTGAAGATTTTACAACTGACCACTGCAATATTGAAATAAAACTTCCTCGTGGCGTTTATTCCAAAGATGTGGAAAAAGCTTTGTATGCGTACACTTCTTGCGAAAAATCAATTGCCTGCCAGATGCTTGTTATAAAAGACAATATGCCTGTGGCAATGACAGCTACGGAAATTATAAAATATTACGCAAAAAAACTTACCGGCATTATAAAAGACGAGCTTGAATTTGAACGCGGCTCTCTGACAGAAGAACTTCATCAGCGCACGCTTGAGCGGATTTTCATTGAAGAGCGAATTTATAAATCTATTGAGCAAATGAAAACCGCCGAATCTGTAAACAAAGCTGTTAAAGATGGATTTGTTCCTTTTAAAGATGAGCTTATAAGAGATGTTACGGACGAAGATGTTGAAAAGCTTTTAAAAATTCCAATCAGGCGGATTTCACTTTTTGACATAAATAAAAACCGCGATCAGGTAAAGGCTATCAATGAGCGGTTAAAAGAAATTGCGCGTCGGCTAAAACATTTGACTGATTGCGCTGTTGAATATCTTGACGGAATTCTTGATGAGCTTAAAAAATTTTCCGCGCTGGATCCAAAGCAGGATCACACAGCGATAAGTCCTGCGCTTCTTGAACGCCAGACAAAAATAACTTCATTTTCTGCAGTCGATGTAAAGCAAATTGTCCAGCGTGATACTCCGTTACGCTATGATGAAAAAGGCTACCTTGGAACTTCTGTTAATGGAGGAAGGGAAATTTTAAAAGTTACGCCTTTTGACAGAATTCTTATTGTGCGCAAGAGCGGACTTTGGAGCGTTTGCGATGTGCCAGACAAGCTTTTTGTTGATTCAGGAATTTGGTTTTGCAATTATGCGGACAAGGACATTATCAGCAAAATTCTCTTTACAATAATTTACCGCGATCCGAAAACAAAATACTGCTTTATAAAACGCTGCCGAATTTCCGGTTGGATTATGAACCGCGACTATAATTTTGTGCCAGACGGAATGGAAGTGCTTCACGTTGATACAAGAGCTAAATTTAAATTCTCTTTGAATTACACTAAAAAGCCTCGTGTGAAAATCACAGTCCAAGAATTTAAAGCGCAGGATTTTGAAGAAAAAGGCTTGAAGACTAACGGAATCCGGCTTGAGTCCAAAGAAGTTGATTCTATAAAAGTTGAAGATTCAGGTTTGCAGACAAAACTTGATTTATAAATTATAAAACAGGAATAAAAAATTGGATAAAGAAAAATTAAAAAATCCTGAGTATAAAAGAATGTATCAGGTTTTAAGGGAGCGGCTGGCAAAAAACATTACGCGTTCAGTTTTGCTGCTTTTGCTTTTTAATGTAATGCTGTCTTTTTTGCTTACAAGCGGATTTTCTCCTGCAATGCTTTTTAACGGCTCTGTTGCCGGGTATGCAATTTCGTTTGTTTTTACTTCTTTGATACTTATTGTTGTTTTTACTCTTGCTTATGGAATTGTCGCTGATTTTACCAATGTTGTCCTTGGCAAAAGGAATTCTCCGGGAGGAATCTTCTCTGGATTCTTTGAAAAATCAAAGCGCATATTTTACGCTTCTGTTTTTTTTACACTTGTTGTATTTTTGGTAGCGTGTATTTCTGCCGCATTGATTTTTGTTTTTAAAGAAAAAATTATTTCTTGCTCAAGTTTTTTTTCTCAGGCATTTTCAAATGAAAACTTAAACCAGCTTGATTCTGAAAAAATTGCAAAAGCTTTTACAGTTGCTCTTTTTTATACAGTGATTTTCTTTTTTGTTTTTGTTTTTTGCTTTCTTCCGTTTATTTTTGTTTGGAATGCGTTTCTTGAAAATAAAAAAATCAATTTGAAGGATGCAATTAAAAAAAGCCTTTTTATTATCCGTGGAAGATATTTTCATTATATGGGCTTTGTGATTTTTGTCTGCTTGAAAAATTTTGCGGTTTTGTTTGTTGCGGTTTTTCTTAATGCAGTTCTTTCTGGAAAAAATAATTTTATTTCTCTTTTGCTTGGATTTTATGCGTTCCTTCAATATTACACAATTCTTGCAAAAGTTTATTATTGTATTCCAATTTATTATTTTTCATTTTTGAGCGTTAATGGAATGATTGGCGGAGATAAAAATGAAGGTTCTTCTTGAAGAATCAAAAGCTGAGATTGTCATAAAAAATTCCCGCTTCATTTCAGAAGTTTTTCCAGTTGAAACTCAAGCGCAGGCAAGAGAAAAACTTCACGAAGTTAAGCAAAAATATTTTGACGCGACTCATGTAGTTCACGCTTTTTCTGTCGGCTTAAAATCTGAAACTTTTGGAATGAGCGATGATGGCGAGCCAAGCGGAACAGCAGGGCGTCCTGTCCTTGATGTTTTAAAAGGAAGCGGAATTACAAATATCTTGCTTACGGTAACAAGGTATTTCGGCGGAACACTTTTAGGAACAGGCGGACTTGTCCATGCTTACAGTGAAAGCGCAAAAGAAGTTCTTTCCATTTGCAAGGCGGAACCCTATGTTGAAAAATCTTCATTTTCGTTTTCGTGCGGCTATGATTTGTATCAAACTGTAAAACACTTATTTGAAGGCTTTAATATTTCAAATCTGACTGAAAACTTTGGAACTGACATTTCTGTCAAAGGTGAAATTTTTCTATCTGAAAAAAATACATTTCTTGAGCAAATAAAAAATATTTCAAAAGGAACAGTAAAATGCATTTGATTTTTATTCGTCATGGAGATCCTGATTATTCAATTGATTCTGTTACAGAAAAAGGAAAATGTGAAATAGAACTTTTGGGCAAGCGCATTTCAAAATTGAATGCTACAGAATTTTTTGTTTCTCCGATGGGACGCGCTCAGGCTACGGCAAAAGCCTGCTTGGAAAATATCCATGCAGATTTTTCAAAGCAGCCTATGAAAGTTTCAACATTGCCTTGGCTTAGAGAATTTAGTTACGACATAAAAGATTTAAAAACCGGCGAAAACAGAATTGCATGGGACTGGCTTCCGCGCGATTATTTTGGCGAAAAAAAAATACAAAGACGTTCAAAGTTTTTTTAAGACAAAATCAATGAAAAGTGGAAACATAGAATTTCATTACAAGGAAGTTTGCCACGGGCTTGATGAGATTTTGGCATCTTATGACTACAACCGCATTGATTCAAAAATTCCTTTGTACAATTGCTTGCCGCATATTTCAAAAGAAGAATCTTTGATTGATACGCACCTTGAACCTGAGCAAAAAGATTTGGATGAAAAAAATCTTGTTTTTGTTTGTCATCTGGGCGTGATGTTTGTTATGCTAAGCCATCTTACAGGTATTAGTCCTGTTCAGCTTTGGCAAGGATTTTTTGTTGCTCCAAGCTCTGTTACAATTGTTGGCGCTGAAGAAAGAGTTCCAGGAGAAGTTGTTTTTAGAATTCAGCAGATGGGAGACGTGAGCCATTTAATCGGTGCAAATGAAAAAGTTTCTGCGTCCGGATTTTTTGGAAACTGCCTTTCTATTTAAGGCAACTTTTATTTTATGGAAAATTGAATTTTTTATTGATTCTATTTATACTTGCTTTATGAATTATAATTCAATGACTTATGAAGAGCTTGAGCTTCCGAAGAAAGGCGACAGAGTTGTTGTGGGACTTTCTGGTGGCGTTGACTCTACAATGACTGCAATGCTCTTAAAAGAAAAAGGATGCGATGTAACTTGTGTAACAATGTCTTTGTGGCAAGAGGCTGATTTAAATCTGCCTGACGATTATAAAATTCCAGACAGCTGCTACAGTCCTAAGGAAGTTGAAGATATAGAAGAAAACAGAAAGTTTTGCGCAGAGCAAGGCATTCCGTATGTCGTTGTTGACGTTAAAGAAAAATATCAGCAGGAAGTAATAGAATATTTC contains the following coding sequences:
- a CDS encoding histidine phosphatase family protein; translation: MHLIFIRHGDPDYSIDSVTEKGKCEIELLGKRISKLNATEFFVSPMGRAQATAKACLENIHADFSKQPMKVSTLPWLREFSYDIKDLKTGENRIAWDWLPRDYFGEKKIQRRSKFF
- a CDS encoding histidine phosphatase family protein, translating into MKSGNIEFHYKEVCHGLDEILASYDYNRIDSKIPLYNCLPHISKEESLIDTHLEPEQKDLDEKNLVFVCHLGVMFVMLSHLTGISPVQLWQGFFVAPSSVTIVGAEERVPGEVVFRIQQMGDVSHLIGANEKVSASGFFGNCLSI
- a CDS encoding DNA topoisomerase IV subunit A — protein: MAFIKNLFDKNFIEYASYVIRDRAIPDLEDGLKPVQRRIMHTLFNIDDGRMHKVASVVGDCMKFHPHGDASIGAALVVLANKEIFIQRQGNFGNLYTGDTASASRYIECCVHPLAKKFLYNPNITEYVPSYDGRSKEPVAFRAKIPVVLLGGAEGIAVGMSTKILPYNIKEVLDAEIKALRGEPFEIYPDSPTGGLMDVSNYNDGNGKIITRAKFDLSDEKKIVITELPLETTSKDLLDSIDAAYKAGKIKISSVEDFTTDHCNIEIKLPRGVYSKDVEKALYAYTSCEKSIACQMLVIKDNMPVAMTATEIIKYYAKKLTGIIKDELEFERGSLTEELHQRTLERIFIEERIYKSIEQMKTAESVNKAVKDGFVPFKDELIRDVTDEDVEKLLKIPIRRISLFDINKNRDQVKAINERLKEIARRLKHLTDCAVEYLDGILDELKKFSALDPKQDHTAISPALLERQTKITSFSAVDVKQIVQRDTPLRYDEKGYLGTSVNGGREILKVTPFDRILIVRKSGLWSVCDVPDKLFVDSGIWFCNYADKDIISKILFTIIYRDPKTKYCFIKRCRISGWIMNRDYNFVPDGMEVLHVDTRAKFKFSLNYTKKPRVKITVQEFKAQDFEEKGLKTNGIRLESKEVDSIKVEDSGLQTKLDL
- a CDS encoding proline--tRNA ligase, whose amino-acid sequence is MKTSQIPFRTLRDSPSEAIISSHQLMMRADLIRKLGNGLYTYMPFGLRAYRKLEKIIKEEIEASGAMEFKPTVIVPGDIWKESGRWETMGPQMLKAQNRQQQDMVVSPTAEEAYTAIMRQGLTSYKQLPINCYQINTKYRDEIRPRYGVMRGREFNMMDGYTLNADDESLDQSYQAYAKAYLRIFKRLGLDVITVKADTGAMGGSGSEEFMVESEIGDDTLILCKCGYAANVEKASCAKDIPVDIDGNPVKATEKSYEPISTPNVGTIDDLEKYLKCSKHQLLKTLIYKATNVCLDLSEVDCCKNLKTVTEGNIKFYPEVFVAVCIRGDLDINEAKLAGFLKASEVELATAEEDTKITGAPVGFAGPINLSNVPVIADNSVLDMHDFLVGANKADTHFVHVEYGRDFSAWKTADLRTAKAGDICPVCGKPFYTTKGNELGHIFKLGKKYTESMNVTYLDKNGKSAVPTMGCYGIGVDRVLASIIEAFHDDRGIIWPMSTAPYQVAIVPIKYSGAMKEAADKIYDELLKASVEVLLDDRDERPGVKFNDMDLIGFPVRITVGDKNLPNVEIKMRSSEQAELVPLENAAAKASEIVKTEFNKLNS
- a CDS encoding YigZ family protein, producing the protein MKVLLEESKAEIVIKNSRFISEVFPVETQAQAREKLHEVKQKYFDATHVVHAFSVGLKSETFGMSDDGEPSGTAGRPVLDVLKGSGITNILLTVTRYFGGTLLGTGGLVHAYSESAKEVLSICKAEPYVEKSSFSFSCGYDLYQTVKHLFEGFNISNLTENFGTDISVKGEIFLSEKNTFLEQIKNISKGTVKCI
- the fliS gene encoding flagellar export chaperone FliS yields the protein MAYGSNPYGGFSAYREIGVKTASQGKLVVMLYDGAVSNLEKAIALISEDGKIAPGSIENFGNYLQKVMDIITELEVSLNMEQGGEIAKNLMSLYVFFNKQILDCTISHDKKKLSFVRDMLSQLQDSWISASNSTANAQTKIPGTAPSLNITG
- a CDS encoding TetR/AcrR family transcriptional regulator, with the protein product MSATKKITKDMIVDAALEIFRAEGFDAVTSRRVAFKLGCSTQPIYFEYKNMDELKNDIVKKVVGQLNEIFSSVSNEGKEEPDEFVYRSFGLSFLKFVQADPFVFRQIYIVDGKIGRQVDNLRMPIILDILENKYGYKKETALAIHKMASCSLMGMAVFVSSGYKKISEDEMQKNLGILFASICSVYGPPPKLMKIEKFRNHFEKLMTSLKK
- a CDS encoding DNA topoisomerase IV subunit B produces the protein MGGKTEKKTSAVKKSSAKNSKASKPEPKQKISKTATKTAKKTTAVKKSAAKEKVPVKKIPALKKSEIKKESNVVSKTPDVSVVKASAKPVALKSKDYGDDKIIHLDALEHIRLRSGMYIGRLGDGSNQNDGIYILLKEVVDNAVDEFIMGFGKKIEIEVKDSRVKVRDYGRGIPLGKVVECVSEINTGAKYNDDVFQFSVGMNGVGTKAVNALSSYFRVVSVRAGQCAEAVFEQGKLVSQRSGNLKQKQPDGTYFEFVPDEAIFGKYNFNMEFVEKRIWNYAYLNAGLTLKLNGKEYKSDNGLFDLLNKEIEGTSLYAIGSYQGDRLKFAFTHTNSYGENYFSFVNGQYTADGGTHLAAFKEGFVKGINDFYGTSYKSEDIREGMAAAVLVKVKDPVFESQTKNKLGNTDIRQWIVSETQSGLDDWLHHNPEAAKKIQEKIQANEKLRTELSAVKKEAKEAARKISIRIPKLKDCRFHIQDGAKGENSMIFITEGDSASGTMTHSRNADYQAIFSLRGKPENMYGKKQSEIYKNDELYQLMMALGIEQDVENLKYSKIVIATDADNDGFHIRNLVMTFFLGYFEELVTSGRIFILETPLFRVRNKKENIYCYSEEERDKAQKKLGSSAETTRFKGLGEISPSEFKDFISPETIHLTPVEISQLKMVPKLLSFYMGKNTPERRAFIEKHLLSNADIDA